One window of Salmo salar chromosome ssa11, Ssal_v3.1, whole genome shotgun sequence genomic DNA carries:
- the LOC106562658 gene encoding hereditary hemochromatosis protein homolog has translation MRKVPPSVTLVKKEVYRRFQVSCLVFGFYPRHINLTLLRDGQPVAEQELTGGEVLPSGDGTYQLRKSLEVSTEELKKRHNYTCTASHLSLDNKLDVSWESGAERVHLSTLSVLLVMLLILILFGIFICVKRRRCTFS, from the coding sequence ATGCGTAAAGTGCCTCCCAGTGTCACATTGGTAAAGAAAGAGGTTTATAGAAGGTTTCAGGTGAGCTGCCTGGTGTTTGGTTTCTATCCCCGCCACATCAACCTGACCCTGCTGAGAGACGGCCAGCCAGTGGCAGAACAGGAGCTGACAGGGGGGGAGGTGCTGCCTAGTGGAGATGGGACCTACCAGCTGAGGAAGAGTCTGGAGGTCAGTACTGAGGAGCTAAAGAAGAGACACAACTACACCTGTACTGCCTCTCACCTCAGTCTGGACAACAAGCTGGATGTCAGTTGGGAGTCTGGGGCAGAGAGAGTTCACCTGTCCACCCTCTCAGTTCTACTGGTGATGCTGCTGATTCTTATTCTATTTGGCATTTTCATTTGCGTCAAAAGGAGGAGATGCACCTTCTCGTAG